The Rheinheimera mangrovi genome contains the following window.
TTGCCAGTTCTGCACCTTTTCACCAACGGGTACTGGCTTTCGCCAAAAAAACCGCACAGTTCAGGGCTCTGCTTAGTGAAAGGGAAATGGAAATTATCCAATTATTAGCCCGGGGTTATAGCCAAAAAGAAGTGGCAGCAACCCTTGATGTGCAGGCTTCTACTGTTAATAGCCATCAAAAAAGTGTTTATACCAAACTTCATGTGAACTCATTAGCGGGCGCTACCAAGGTGCTTTCGTTGTAATGCGCCTGTGGTATCAGGGAAGTAACAAATGCTGACCAAAGCTGTTGAAAAACTGTTTTATCTGGCCGTGGTGCTGTTTAGCGCCATTTTGCTACTGATCTTATTTTTGAATGAACGTCCTTCTTTTTACCAAAAAATAGACCCTAAGGTATGCACTGAAGCAACAGCAACTTTTGATTTTAATGACAAGACCCTGGCAAAGTTAGTTGCCCCTGTGGCCAAGCCAAAGTGCAGCGACTGGAAAGCCACTGTATTGCCACTGTTCCGGCAAATGCCGGACTATGCCGAGCTGCCCCCTCAACTGCCTTTAGAAAAACTTTGGCTGCAATTTAATTATCAGGTGCCGGCAGAATTGGAGTCTGACGATGGTCTGGCACTGTACAGCACCCGTATTGTTGGGGGCATAGTGGCGCTTTATGTTGACGATAAGCTGATGTACACCAATGAAGACGACTGGCATATGCAATGGAATCAGCCATTTTTAGTCAAAATTCCAATGTATTCCGTGAAGCCGGGACACAGCATAAACATTAAACTGGCCATTCCTTACCGCCAGATAGAAGGTTATTCCATCGGTAGCTTCTATCTGGGAGAAGCAGGATTACTAAAAACCTGGCAGAGTCAGCGACAGTTTTTTTCTATTCAGTTGCCTGTTGTTTTATCCTTTTTGTTCTTCATCTTTGGTGTGGTGTCGCTATTTCTGGCGCTGTTTCAAATTGAGCGGGTAAAGAATCTGCTGTTTTTTGTCGTGGCACTGATTTATCTGGTGTGCAACATGCAATACATTTACAACGCATCGGGTGACGGGGCTATTTACTCCTGGTTTCAGTCGATCACCGACGCGTCCATCTCCTGGCTGATGGCCATCTCCGCTATTTATGCTTCGTATTATGCAAAAAGTAACTTAAGGTGGCTGGTGAATATGGCTGCAGGTTGGGCTGTTCTGATCACGGTGACAACTATGCCCGTATGGCAGGGGGCCGTTATCGGCTTTTTATTGCAACACTATGCAACTTTGCTGCTGTACATCGGTATTGTGGCTGTTATTATTTTTAAAGCGATAAAGGAAAAGAATGGTTATTTAGCCGTTATTTCTGCCTGCATCGTGATTTATCTGGCAGGTGGCGCTTACGATCTAGCCCATGTGTCGAACCAGACTGATCCTGACGGATATTACATCTTCCCGTACACAACCATTCCACTTATGTTGTTTTTTTTAGTGATGTTGCAGGTGAAATACATCAGTTCACAAAAACAGCTGTTAAAAAGCAATGAAATTATGCAGCAACGCTTAGTGGAGCAGGAGTTGAGGCTTAATGATCAGCACCAACAACTACTACAACAATCCCGCCAGATCGCAGAACAAGACGCTATTCACAAAGAGCGGGTGCGTTTAAAGCAGGATTTGCACGACGGTGTGGTGTCCAGCCTGTATTTGCTGGGTTTAAACTTACCGGAAAAACGCAGCGATATGCAGCAAGCCCTGCAAGAGCTAGCTGACGACATTCAGTGTGTAGTGTTGTCACTGCAACAAGAAGCCAGCCTAAACGATGCACTGGCAGCGTACCGTAGTCGAATTAACGGGCGTTTGACTGGAACAGGCATAGAACTGGTTTGGCAAGTTGAGGATCTCAGTCAACTCAATTGGCTGGAGCCGTCTGATGTTCTGAACATCTTGCGGTTGGTGCAAGAGGCAACAGGCAACGCCTTAAAGCACGCAGAGTGTACGGTGCTCACTATAGCCGCCAGAGTTAATAGCGAAGCGACAATGGTTGAGCTTAAAGTGACAGACAATGGCAAAGGTTACGACCTGAACTCCACTAGCACAGGCAATGGCAGACGCAATATGCAGCACAGAGCTCATGCCTTAGGCGCAACCCTTCAGCGTAGCTCCGGCGAGCAAGGCACTGCAGTCACAGTGCTTATTCCACTGCAAAAACCGGCCAGAGATATAACGCCAGTGTAAGTCTTGGAATTTTCTTCTTAAAAACAGCAGTACCCCCCTAATCTAAGGGATATCACCTCATTCCTTCCCCAAATATACTGAATTTTGTATTGGCTCGCGGTAAGTCAGGCTTTGGTATCAAAGTTTTGGTAACAAAGTTCCATCGAAAAAATATTTTTAACAACGACAGAAGAATAAGCCGCAATTACGTGCCTTGTTATTAAAGGCGAAATCACAGTGAAATACTCAGGTTAAGGCGTTGGTTCACAATCAAGGTCTGTGGTTTAAACATTGTCTATGGGGTGACAGATGCAACAAACAACCGCCAAAGAGCGAAGCTATAACAATTACAAAAGCATCTTGGTTCCTGTACTGCTAAGTATTGGACTGACGGGTTGTTTTGGGGGCAAACAAGATAATGAGCCTGAAGAGGTTACCAGCTTTAGCGTGACCGCCACCGCTGGGGCTGGAGGTAGCATTTCACCACGTAGTCGTACAGTACAAAGCGGCCAGACAACCAGTTTTACCGTCACCCCGTATACTGGCTATGGCATTGGCAGCGTAACAGGTTGTAATGGCAGTTTGAGCGGTACCACCTATACCACTGGCACAATCAATGCGGTGTGTAGCGTGCAAGCCAGCTTTACTCTGAACAGTTACAGCGTCACTGCAACATCAGGAGAGGGTGGTAGCATTAGCCCAGCGTCGCAAAGTGTAACTTATGGCGGCACTACAACTTTTACTCTTACTCCGGAAACCGGATACAGCATCAGCTCAGTGACGGGTTGTGGTGGTAGTTTAAACGGAAACATATACACCACAGGAGTTATCACTGCTAATTGTGAAATTAATGCTTCGTTTGAACTTAATAGTTTTAAAGTCACGACGCAGATTTCGGCAGGTGGCTCAATTACACCAGAAAATCCTCTGGTTAAGTATGGGGAAAAAGTCAGCTTTACTATTCAACCCGAGCCACATTTTGCAATAGATAATGTTACTGGTTGTAAAGGTACGCTCAACGGTCAGGAGTATCAAACTGATTTAATAACAGAAGCCTGTACTGTAAATGCAAGCTTTAAACAAGTGAGTCAAGGAAGCGTTGTTACAGTATATCTGGGATCATTAGCCGGAGGCACAGCTGAAATCCGTTTGCCAAACAGCACTGCAACAGAAAGCAAGGAGTTGGATGACAACGGCAGGTTTGAGTTAGTTGTTGCAGATCTTAATGCGCAGTCTGCCAACCTCAATATTTACAACTTGAAAACAAACTCTGGTCAACTTCCGGCCAATACTATCTCCGTACAGTGCCCTTTGGGGGCAAATTGCATTGTTTCGCCGTGGCAGCAACTCAGGCAGCAACTTGCCAAGCTCTATTCGGGCACTGTAGAGGAGAATCAACAACTTGCAGATCAAACCATCACGCAGATATTAGGACTTGCCAGTGCTGAAGATCCATTTGTGGCTTTTAACACCAATCAGGTTATAGATGGAATTAATAGTCAGGAGTTAGTTACGCTACTGCAAACCGCTATGACCAGCGCTGCCTTTAGCAATACGCTTGTTGCTGACATGAGCGATGGCGCCTTAGATGATGAAAACTGGAAGCAATATTTTCCAAAAGCTAACTTTAAAACTCCAGAACCTGTGGCTCATGATCCGGCAGTGGTTGCACCTATTCTGGCTGAACGAGCCACTGAATTGCCAGAAAGAACTTACCAGGTTTTTTCATTAAGCAACGATGGGCAAACCACTTCACATTTTGCCGATACTGTATACATCGAAAATTTTGCATACACCTATTCAGACTCAGAAGGCACAGCAGTTAATACGGCATTAGCTACGCCCTTGTTATATGGTTTTAATATTGGTCCATGGAAAACGCAGTTGACTGCCGAAACCACGATATTGAGGCAGATTTTTACTTCATCACTTACGCTAGCATTGTTGCCTGATACTGAAAAGTTAAAGCTGGCAAACCGCCTGGTTGGCGATCAAGAATTCATCAATGTGGTCAAGGTGTTCTCTGAACAGCTCAAAGCTGGCGAGGTGGACCCTTTTAATGAGCTAATTCAAACTAGCATTCAAGCGCTAGCTGCAGTCTCTGAACAGCAACTAACGGATGAACAGCAGCATCAACTGTCAGTTTTGGCAAGCGCTGCTGTGCAGGCAAAACCATCAGCTCAAGCCTTAGGACGTAAAGCATCAAACCAAGCAGGTGCACAAGCAGCGACCTCTGCCACAACAAAACTGAAGTTAATCCCGAATGTCTTGGACGGAACCATTACTCATGATGGCTCTGATGCCAATATTCGAATGGATGTAGAAAACAGCACCAGCCTATACTATGCCGTGCATAAAGAATCAGACCTTGATGCCTCGTTATTTTCATATTTTTGGAGCGGGGCAGCCATTGAACCTTCTAAAGGCATAGGTTTTCTCACCACGGACAAAATAACAAATTCCAGTGTCAAAACAGATACTGATATCAGTGAATACCAAACCGCAACTTATGTGTATTACAACAAAAGTGTAAATGGCCGGGTTCTGAGCGTTCCTAATCTATACAACACTATCAATATCCTTTCCATAGTTTCGGGTTCAACCGGGCTTGGCAAGTTAATGAACAACACCTTGCAACAAACTAAGTCAGCGAAGTTTATCAAACAGCACACTGATATGGCCGATAAGCTATTTGGTTTCTCTGACACAATGCTAAGCAGTACTGCGCTTGCTTGTGAATTGTATGATTTAGGTGTGGAAACTACAGGTCGATCTGAGCAACTTGCTGTCCCCGGCTTTGACGCTGCTGCCGGAGTTGATTTTTGCCTGGGGGTAAGTCGTGCCAGAAACGCGACCGAGTCACTTCGCGCTACGCTTGAATCTCTGGGCCATACTACCACAATTACCGAGCCGGATTTTTATGGCACTAGCCCATTTTCCAAAGCGACATTGTCTGTAAGTACGTTAAAAGAAGGCTTGAAGCTAGCTTTAAAAGATCCTCGCTTGCTGTTAGTAAGGCCCGAGCAACAAAGGCCAAACACCTCAGGTAGTTTTCTCGCCACTTTGGTCGGCAATTCGGCAGGAGTCTATGTAACTCAGTGGCTGTTTGAACAATGTACAGCTGCCGATGACAGTCAGCACGGTAAAGTCATTAAAACGGCACAGGGTCAACGTCAGTATTTAATTAAAGAATTGGCCAAATACGCCTATTACCGTCAGCATTACATTCAATCGTTTAACAATAATGCGGCTACATACAGCAGCATTAACCCTTACTATAAAACCAACTATGGTAATCCGGAAAGCTACTTAAAAAATGGCCTTAAACTTTATGCTAAGCAAGGTGGTACGGAATTACTTAAGTGTTCAACTGGCTTATTGGGTGAAGATTGGCTAGCAAAACTAACCACTTTTCAAGATGTAAGTGCCAAAGTTGCCAAAGCGCTGGCAGGGCAAAGCACCGATATATCTGTGTCTGAATTAGGGTCTTTTCTTGCAGTGCTTAGCACTGTAAGTGAGGAAGCTGGTTCGCAGGTTAAAGCCAAAATAGCTGAAATAATCGCCAAGCAGGCCGCTACTGCAGCTATGGGACCTTTTGGTATAGGTGTGAGACTGGCGCAAACAGGCAATGCCGCTGGTGCTATGGCATGGGATTGGGCCACTAAACCTTCAGAAATCCGTCTGCAATTTGCAAAAGTTGGCGGTCAATGGCAAGTATCCAGTGCTTTACCTGCGCTGGATCATGTCAGTTATCTGGCATTCCCCGGTAAGGGCGCAGATAGCGACAATATCAAAGGAATTATTGCTACTCATCATGCCCCGGCTCTTGGCTCTTTTTCTAGAATAGCGGCGGCAGACTCGGATTACCAGTTGGGCTATCTGTTATCCAAAGATGTAAAGATCAACCACACATTGCTCACTGCAAATACCAGTTTTAGTTATGAAAATCAGCTGTTGTTTGATAGCAACAATACAGAGTTCAAAGGGTGGCTTGAAAACTCTGATAAAGAGGCTCATTTTGATTGGGTTGTCCGTCATTGCCCTCTAACTGATGCTGGCTGTATTAGTCAAAGCAGACCCGTTGCACAGTGGCCTGTCTTTGGCAATAACAATATACACTTTAGCCTGACTCCTGAAGAGCTTGAGGACGAAATTCAAAGTTACAAGCGACAACGTGGTACGTTCTCAAAAACGGACAACCTCACAAACCCTATTCTGTGGGAGCATGCCAGCAATGCAAAAGCAGAACCTGTGGATGAACTGAGCTATGTAGATTTTACTGCCGCCTATAACAGCAAAGTAGGCGTAGGTATTGTGCAACATAAAACGCCAGGTCTGTATTTCGACAGCACCAGTGCAACTCTTGATACCTCTACCTTTGATAGCGGTAGCCATGTTTATGTCACATTAGACTATGGTTTCCAAAGTGCCGATGCCAAATCTCACAACACTGTGCTGAAAGAGCAATCTTATTTACTTAAAAATGATCATTACTCAGATGAGTTCGGTAACGCTATAACCACTACCAAACTGGTACTGAGGTTAGAACGGCCAGAAGGACAATTTAACTACTTGTGCACTAAAGATTCGATGATCGACTCTTGTGTAAACAACGCCAGTCATGCTGTTTGGGGACAAAAAGTAGTGAATGGGCCCTGGCAGAAATTAGGTGATGTGTGGCTAGGTAAAGGTGATGAACAGTCTGTTACTTTACCGGCACAAATGAACCGGATCGTACTACTGGATGCCATAACCACAGCTTATCTGAATAATACGGCAACAGATGTAGGCGTATTTCTTGGAACTCGTTTACAGCAGTATCAACAAGGACGGATGAACCTGCCTTTTTTAACCTTCACCCCAGGCGAACTGACTTTGTTTAATGTTGATTTTGAAGCAAGATCCCAGCTTCAGCTTAATGAAGACACAAGTATGTTAGCTGCCATGCTTTCCGCTAACCCAGACGCAAATCAAGTGCAGTGGTATCTGGTGAAAGGAGATGCGTGTAGTGAGGCGGTGAGTGGGGTGAACTTGCCTGATGGCGTTAAAGTGAATCAATTGGCTGAAGGCTACGAATACAAAACAAGCCGCATCAGAGGCAATGCACAGCAACTTAAAGCGACGCGCTCTGTTGACAGCTCCTGTCAGCCAGAAAGTCTGGTCGCCTCCGGTCAGGTGGGCTCTGTAAGTAAATTCCTGCAACAGAAGTGGAGTCAGGCAGTAACGGGGGAAGGGAATTATTACCTGATCCTCGCAGTACCAAATAATAGTAATTCAGGCCAGTTGGTATACCTGCGTAGTAATGTAGTAAGTCAGTTGCCAGAACTGCCAATAGAGTTATTGAGTGGCTGTGATGGCTCAGGTGCCTGTGAGTTACTGCTTAATTTTGACGATGCGTTAGCGCTTGGCAATGGCTACAGTTTTATGCTGAATATTAATGGTCAGGAATACCAACTGAACCTGCAAGAGCTGGCAAGTTTTGGCAATGAACTTTTCACTGCTAACTTAACCCGCAATGCAGATGGTCGCTTAGTATTAAAACTGCAACTGAAAAATGCTGGCAGTTATCAGTTGGAATTGCAGGTGAGCACGGCTTCAGGCTCCGTCAGTTTATTCAGTGCACAAAGTGTGCATATTCCTAAGCCAACAGTAAAAGCCAGCAAAACCAGCCTGAACCTGCAATGGGTTGACCTGAAGGCTAGTAATTACAGGGTTTATATCAGCAGTCAACAAGGTTTTGACCCGAGCAAGGTGGAAACTTATCCGGATGGCCAATCGTTCTACACTACAGATTTAACCCAGCAGATTGAGAGCTTAGAGACCGGTAAAACCTATTACCTGCGCCTGGAAGCGGTTCTGGACAATAACAGCTACTTCAGTGGGGAAATCAGTGCAGTACCTGCGGAAGTAATTACGGCCAGCGGCAAACTAAACGACACAGGTATTAGCTGGTGCGCTGATGGCGTCCAAAATAATCTGGCTTGCCCGGTAGAAGGTTATGCCGGTCAGGATGGTGAACATGGCCGCGATGCATTGGCCCGTGCTGGTCAGTTGCAAAAAGTGGGTGGCGGTGATGCTGGTTTTGACTTTACCAAACTCGATGCCAGCGGCAATGACTTGCCAGCCAGTGCGACCGAATGGAGTTGTGTGCGCGATAACCATACTGGCCTCATTTGGGAAGTAAAAACCACCGATGGCGGCCTGCGGGATATGAACCATTTTTATACATGGTATAACCCAGATAACAGCACCAATGGCGGCAGTGCTGGTACACAAAACGGCGGCAGTTGCACTGGCAGCGATTGTGATACCTATGCTTTTGTTCAAGCTGTTAATCAACAAGGCTTATGTGGCGCTAATGATTGGCGTATGCCCACCCAAAAAGAGCTATTGGGTATAGTGCATAATGGTCAGATAATGCCTGCGATAGATACCCATTATTTCCCCAATACGCCATTTGGTTGGTTCTGGTCGTTGTCGCCCTATTATTCCCATTATGAGGAATATAGTGGTGTCGCGAGGAACGTCAGTTTCACCAATGGTAGTAATGGCTTCGGCGCTAGCGACCTAAGTATGTTCGCCGGTTCTGGTAGTGATCCCGATCACAGTTGGGGCCATGTGCGGTTGGTGCGCACAGAGCAATAATGCTCTTAGAAGCTATTGCGGCGACATTATCCAGCAAAAACGGCAGAGAACGGTTAAGTGATTTGGTTTCGGAGAGCACATGGTGTGGCATCTGAACAAGCTACCCACTTGTGTGATGTCAACCGACTGTTGTTGGAAATTGAAAAAGAGGAATTCTATGAACAAAAACTATTTAGCGGCACTGTCGTTGCTATTAAGCACACAGGCCTATGCCGTTACCTGCAACAATGAAAATACGGCTATCACCGCTACTACCCCAGTGACAGATTTTACCATTCACAACGATGGCACTGTGACCCATAATAAAACAGGACTGATGTGGATGCGTTGTAGCTTGGGGCAAAGCTGGCATAATGGTGACTGCTATAATGTCGCCTCTAACTATACTTGGCAGAATGCATTGGCTGCGGCTGATGGCGATAGCTTTGCTACATACAGTGACTGGCGGCTACCGAATATAAAGGAGTTGGACTCTATTGTAGAAGAGCGTTGCTCTGCCCCCAGCCTCAATGCATTAATATTCCCGAATACGCGATCTACGGGCTACTGGTCATCGTCGCCCTATGCTGGCGGTAGCGACCAAGCGTGGTACGTCCATTTCCACGATGGTGGTAGTATTGCCATCCCTCAGAACGCCAACAACCTCAGCGTGCGGTTGGTGCGAGCCGGAGAATCTTCTGGTTGGCCAGGTTTTGGGGATGGCCCCAGTCTGGTACCGGGCTCTATTGCCTCGGTGGCTTTGCCTAATTTAGCGCAGCATCAGATAGTGTTTCAGCTGGAAGGGCAACCAAAGAATCATATTGTGATGATGTTTGATGAAAAGCCCAGGATGGAATTTTATAGTGTAGGTGTTACTGCCGAAGATGATGAGCGGGGATATTTTAATGTATTCACTGGTGAATGGCAGCAAACGGCAACCAAGTTATCGCTTAGTTATATTGATGATACAAGTGATTTAGAGCTTACCACCGCAGATGGCATGTTACGACTTGGCGCAACATACAATCTTTCAGTGACGAATGAGACGAGAAACCTTCGAGTAAAAACCATTTACCCGTTTATTAATAAAAGCTGGCAAATTTCTGATATCACTGGTTACAGAATTGTACTCTTAAGTGAAAGTAAGGAACCTTATGTGGAATTAACGTTTTACCCAAACCAGCGTTTATACACTAACCATGGCGAATATTTATGGCGTTACTCCGGCGACCGCGATATCGAGCTGTATGATGATGAAGACAGCACCTGGCGTAAAGTGAGTTGGCTACGTGATTGGCAAAACTGGCAAACCGGCTGGCGCGGCTCTAAGAATGTAAGGGTAATTTCTGTTTATCCCGTGGCGCTGGATGAATAAAGGCTAATGTAAATTAAGGAAAGCTATGTTGCGACTTTCAGGTATGGTGCGCTTGGGTTTGTTTCGTATTATAGGGATTGTTACGGCAAGCTGCCTGCTTTCAGCTTGTGGCGGTGGCGATAAAACCACTAACGATAGCGGCGGCTCAGTGACGCCTGTTTCCTATATCGTTGATGCGGTAGTGACAGAGGGCGGCAGCATTTCCCCTACCAGTCGTAACGTACAAAGCGGCCAAACTGCGGCTTTTACCCTATCAACTAACAGTGGTTACCTTTTAGCGAATGTTAGCGGTTGTGGTGGCAGTTTAAGTGGCAATACTTACACTACAGGCAGTATTAACGCGAATTGCACCGTATCTGCCAGTTTTAGCCTGAACAGCTATACGGTAACAGCTATAGCGGGCGAAGGCGGAAGCATTACCCCCAGTAGCAGTAAGGTACAGCATGGCGCTGTGGCGCAATTTACCTTAACCGCCAACAATGGTTATGTACTAGCGCAGGCAACAGGTTGTGGTGGAAGCCTGAATGGGGCGTTATACCAAACCGCACCTGTCACTGCGGCCTGTCAGGTGGAAGCTGCCTTTTCGCCAATTACTATCAGTGGGGTATTAGCCGGTGTGGATGGTCCGTTAACTGCCAGTGTGAAAAACGCAGAGGAAGTGTACTTTCATCCTGACAGTAAAGGTTTTCTGCCGGTAGCCGGCCATGCCAACTCTCCTGCCATGCCACCGCCAGTGGGCATAAATTTCCCGTTCGGCATTTTTGATTTCAGAGCCATTCATCAGGTTGCCGGTGGGGCAGTTAGCGTTGAATTTACCTATCCACAAGCCTTACCCGACAATGTCAGCTATTGGAAATACGGCCCAGCCTCCGCCGACGCAGAGCCAGACTGGTTTGAATTAGCACCCACCCAGATCCAGATTTCAACAGATCGCAAAACATTGCTGCTTACGATTTACGATGGACAACTTGGCGATATTGATGGTGAGATAAATGGCATTATTCGGGATCCGGGTGGCCCGGCTCTACGGAATAGTTATACAGTAACAACTGGTGCTAGTTTAGGTGCGGCTGTAACCCCCACCAGTAGCGTAGTAGCGCATGGTGATACAACGAGTTTTATTATCACTACAACCGCTGAGTATAGTATTGATATGGTACGCGGTTGTAATGGTGACCTGGTTGGCAACACTTACACAACAGGGGCGATAACTGAAAACTGCCATGTTGGCGTAAGTACAAGCGTGAATAGCTATTTGGTTCACGCTATTGCCGGTGAAGGGGGCAACATTAGCCCCGGTAGTGTCACGGTAAGCCATGGCAGCAGCACCAGTTTTACCGTGATAGCCGATAGCGGCTACAGCATCAATAATGTGACTGGCTGTGGTGGTAGCTTAAATGGCAATACCTATACCACCGGGCCCATTACCGCAGCGTGCAGTGTCAGTGCCAGTTTTAGCCAAAACAGCTACACCGTGACGGCCACCGCAGGCGAAGGCGGCAGCATTAGCCCAGGTAGTCGTACAGTGAGTTATGGTGATAGCACCAGTTTCACTGTGACTCCAAATACAGGGTACAGCATTGCGACAGTGACGGGATGTGGCGGAAGTTTGGTTGGTAATATCTATACAACGGCAGCGATCACGGCAGTATGCAGCGTTCAGGCAAACTTTACTCAGAACAGTTTCATAGTCACAGCATCTGCAGGCGAAGGCGGCAGCATTAGCCCTGGCAGTCGTACAGCGAGTTATGGTGATAGTGTCAGTTTCACAGTGACTCCAAATTCGGGGTACAGCATTGTTTCAGTGACGGGTTGTGGCGGAAGTTTGGTTGGTACCACCTATACCACTGCAGCGGTCACGGCGGCATGTACGGTACAGGCAAATTTTGCTAAGAATAGTCTTATAGTCACTGCAACAGCAGGCGAGGGCGGCAGTATTAGCCCAGGCAGCCGTACTGTGAGTTATGGTGATAGCGCCAGTTTCACTGTGAATCCAAATGCGGGTTACAGCATTGCGACGGTGACAGGATGTGGCGGAAGTTTGATTGGTAACACCTATACCACGGCAGCAATCACGGCGGCATGTGCGGTACAGGCAAATTTTGCTCAGAATAGTTTTATAGTCACTGCAACAGCAAGCGAAGGCGGCAGCATTAGCCCAGACAGTCGCACTGTGAGTTTTGGTGAAAGCACCAGTTTTACTGTGACACCAAATACGGGGTATACCATTGCGTCAGTGACGGGGTGTGGCGGCATTTTAGTTAATAACATTTACACTACTGTAGCCATAACAGAAGCTTGCAGTGTACAGGTGAGTTTTAATCAAATTAGCTACACAGTGACAGCCACTGCTAATGCAGGAGGCCACGTAAGTCCTGAAAGCGTTATTGTCAAGCATGGAGAAAGTACGAGCTTCACATTGGTACCGGATACAAATTACCTTATAGAAGGTGTTACAGGTTGTGGCGGTGTTCTTCAAAACAATATCTATACAACAGCTGGTGTTACTGCAGATTGTGAAGTGTCGGCGGTGTTCAGACAAACTCTGATCGAGAAGGATGTAACTGTGACGACTCGTTTGGGTGATGGTGGCTCTATTTTGCCCGCTGAGATGGTCACAAAAACAGGTAAAGACGTGACTTTTACTGTGCAGTCAAAGCCGGGTTATTACATTGAAAGTGCTACAGGCTGTGATGGGGTTATAAATCAGCAGCAATACGAAATTAAAGATCTTCAAGACAATTGTGAAGTAGTTATCAGGTTTACTGCGGATGAGTTTCAGACGTTTGATCAAGCTATTGAAGATTATTTACAGAAGTATCAAATTCCTCAAGGGGTAGTAGGAATAGTAAAAAACGAGCAACTTGTTTACCTTAAACATTATGGCAGCAATGCGAACCTGCACCAGGTAGAGCAATCTTACCGATTGGCTAGCGTTTCAAAGCCTTTAACAATGCTAGCTATTCTTCACTTAGTCGAGCAAGGCCAACTAAGCCTGAACGAAAAACCCTTTGCGCAAGGAGGAATACTTTATAACGACCTTGCAGAGACACCATATGTAACAAACGCAGACGCTATCACTGTCGATCACTTAATAAGACATAATTCTGGTTGGACAAACACACCATACGATGTAATGTTTTCAGCTACAGAATTAAGTGAATCCGATTTGTTTCGCCAGATGCTACAGGTGCGAAGTTTGCAGTATGTACCTGGGCAACAAAGCTCTTATCTGAATTTTGGTTATCAGGTTCTTGGTCGAATCGTTGAAAAGCTGACTGGCGATAAAGTACACATCTACTTAAAAAACCGCTTATTTTCAGGGTTAGATGATTTTGAACTATATGCAGCTGGCAGTCTGCTTTCAGAGCGCAAAGAGAACGAAGTTCAGTATTACTCTGCGTTCGGCGAAACCCCTTACGTGATGAACTTACCACGAATGCTCGCTGCAGGTGGGATGTCTGCGAACGTTCGAACTTTAGCTAATATTCTGATCCGTATCGACCGTAGCGCCAAAGTACCTGACGTATTACAAGATGGTAGCTTCCACAATTTTTATCTTGGCGGTTGGTGGTATCACTATGGTTCACTACCTGGTACCTCAACTCTGATGGGAAAAATAGATAACCAGTATTCTGTTGTTGCGCTATTTAATGGCCGCTCTATGGATTATGACCA
Protein-coding sequences here:
- a CDS encoding DUF1566 domain-containing protein, producing MQQTTAKERSYNNYKSILVPVLLSIGLTGCFGGKQDNEPEEVTSFSVTATAGAGGSISPRSRTVQSGQTTSFTVTPYTGYGIGSVTGCNGSLSGTTYTTGTINAVCSVQASFTLNSYSVTATSGEGGSISPASQSVTYGGTTTFTLTPETGYSISSVTGCGGSLNGNIYTTGVITANCEINASFELNSFKVTTQISAGGSITPENPLVKYGEKVSFTIQPEPHFAIDNVTGCKGTLNGQEYQTDLITEACTVNASFKQVSQGSVVTVYLGSLAGGTAEIRLPNSTATESKELDDNGRFELVVADLNAQSANLNIYNLKTNSGQLPANTISVQCPLGANCIVSPWQQLRQQLAKLYSGTVEENQQLADQTITQILGLASAEDPFVAFNTNQVIDGINSQELVTLLQTAMTSAAFSNTLVADMSDGALDDENWKQYFPKANFKTPEPVAHDPAVVAPILAERATELPERTYQVFSLSNDGQTTSHFADTVYIENFAYTYSDSEGTAVNTALATPLLYGFNIGPWKTQLTAETTILRQIFTSSLTLALLPDTEKLKLANRLVGDQEFINVVKVFSEQLKAGEVDPFNELIQTSIQALAAVSEQQLTDEQQHQLSVLASAAVQAKPSAQALGRKASNQAGAQAATSATTKLKLIPNVLDGTITHDGSDANIRMDVENSTSLYYAVHKESDLDASLFSYFWSGAAIEPSKGIGFLTTDKITNSSVKTDTDISEYQTATYVYYNKSVNGRVLSVPNLYNTINILSIVSGSTGLGKLMNNTLQQTKSAKFIKQHTDMADKLFGFSDTMLSSTALACELYDLGVETTGRSEQLAVPGFDAAAGVDFCLGVSRARNATESLRATLESLGHTTTITEPDFYGTSPFSKATLSVSTLKEGLKLALKDPRLLLVRPEQQRPNTSGSFLATLVGNSAGVYVTQWLFEQCTAADDSQHGKVIKTAQGQRQYLIKELAKYAYYRQHYIQSFNNNAATYSSINPYYKTNYGNPESYLKNGLKLYAKQGGTELLKCSTGLLGEDWLAKLTTFQDVSAKVAKALAGQSTDISVSELGSFLAVLSTVSEEAGSQVKAKIAEIIAKQAATAAMGPFGIGVRLAQTGNAAGAMAWDWATKPSEIRLQFAKVGGQWQVSSALPALDHVSYLAFPGKGADSDNIKGIIATHHAPALGSFSRIAAADSDYQLGYLLSKDVKINHTLLTANTSFSYENQLLFDSNNTEFKGWLENSDKEAHFDWVVRHCPLTDAGCISQSRPVAQWPVFGNNNIHFSLTPEELEDEIQSYKRQRGTFSKTDNLTNPILWEHASNAKAEPVDELSYVDFTAAYNSKVGVGIVQHKTPGLYFDSTSATLDTSTFDSGSHVYVTLDYGFQSADAKSHNTVLKEQSYLLKNDHYSDEFGNAITTTKLVLRLERPEGQFNYLCTKDSMIDSCVNNASHAVWGQKVVNGPWQKLGDVWLGKGDEQSVTLPAQMNRIVLLDAITTAYLNNTATDVGVFLGTRLQQYQQGRMNLPFLTFTPGELTLFNVDFEARSQLQLNEDTSMLAAMLSANPDANQVQWYLVKGDACSEAVSGVNLPDGVKVNQLAEGYEYKTSRIRGNAQQLKATRSVDSSCQPESLVASGQVGSVSKFLQQKWSQAVTGEGNYYLILAVPNNSNSGQLVYLRSNVVSQLPELPIELLSGCDGSGACELLLNFDDALALGNGYSFMLNINGQEYQLNLQELASFGNELFTANLTRNADGRLVLKLQLKNAGSYQLELQVSTASGSVSLFSAQSVHIPKPTVKASKTSLNLQWVDLKASNYRVYISSQQGFDPSKVETYPDGQSFYTTDLTQQIESLETGKTYYLRLEAVLDNNSYFSGEISAVPAEVITASGKLNDTGISWCADGVQNNLACPVEGYAGQDGEHGRDALARAGQLQKVGGGDAGFDFTKLDASGNDLPASATEWSCVRDNHTGLIWEVKTTDGGLRDMNHFYTWYNPDNSTNGGSAGTQNGGSCTGSDCDTYAFVQAVNQQGLCGANDWRMPTQKELLGIVHNGQIMPAIDTHYFPNTPFGWFWSLSPYYSHYEEYSGVARNVSFTNGSNGFGASDLSMFAGSGSDPDHSWGHVRLVRTEQ